The genomic window TACATCCACAAAAGGGAGTTTTTAAAAGATGAGAGCACAGATCTATCGCCCCTCGGCCGCGTTCATCGCCGCCGCCTGGACCGCATTGTTGCTGGGCGCGGCAGCTTATCTGGTCGGCCTGTTCAACGCGCAGATGCTGCTCAACGAGAAGGGCTATTACCTGACCCTGCTGCTGTTCGGCCTGTTCTCGGCGGTATCGCTGCAGAAGAGCGTGCGTGACCGGCTGGAGAACATCCCGGTGAGCAGCCTGTATTACAGCCTGTGCTGGTTTGCCCTGCTGTGCGCGTTGTTGCTGCTGTTGGTGGGCTTGTGGAATGCCACCCTGCTGCTCAGTGAGAAGGGCTTCTATGGCATGTCGTTCGCGCTGTCGCTGTTCGGCGCGGTTGCCGTGCAGAAGAACACCCGCGATGTGATGGCCGCCGATGCCGCTTACGGCACCCCGCCGCTGCCGCCGCAGGAATGATCCCAAGGCCACTCCCGTCTGGCGCGGGAGTGGCTGCAGTCAATCAACTGTCGCTGGCTTGATCCTGCTCCGGGTGCTGCGCGGTGTGGCGGGCAACGATGCCGGTTGCGGTGACCCCGCCGGTGGCGTTGCCAATCGTGCAGAACACATCGGGAATGGTGTCCACCGCCAGCAATACGCCCAGCGGTTCCACCGGTAGGCCCAGGCTCTGGGTGATCGGCATGTTGTTGGTCATGAAGTTGGCCTGGCCGGGCAGGCCGGTCGAGCCCATGCTGATCGCCGCCGCCAACAACACTGCTACCGCGTACTGCGAGGCATGCACGTCGATGCCGTACAGCCAGGCGATGAAGCTGGCCACGGCGATGTACTGCGCCGGGCTGGTGATGCGGAACAGCGACACCGCCATTGGCAATACCAGCGAGGTCAAGGCGGGCGGGTAGCCCAGCCGGTTGCGCGCGCTGTCGATCATGGCCGGCAAGGAGGCCAGTGAGGACTGCGTGCTGCCGGCAATCACCTGCACCGGCACCAGCGCACTGGCGAAACGACGGATCGGCTCGCCGGCGGCGAAGCGCGCCACCACGTACAGCAGCAGGGTGATCAGGATGTAGATTACGCACATCAGCACGATGTAATAGCCCAGCACGCCGAGGATGCTCATGCCCACTTCGGCGCAGACCACGAAAACCAGCGCGAACACGCCCACCGGCGCCGCCCACAGCACCCAGCGCACGATGGTGATCATGGTGTCGGCGATGATGCGGATGATGTCGAGGATGCGCTCGCGGCGCTCGGGCTGCTGGCGGCTCAGCGCAAAGCCGAAGAACATCGCAAACGCCACCAGCGGCAGCATCGCGCTGGAGGCGGCGGCCGCCAGTGCATTGCTGGGAATCAGCGAGCTGATCCACTGCGCGGCACTGAGCGGGGTGGCGGCCGTGGTCGGCGAGCGCAGCGCATCGCGGAAAGCCTGGATGTTGTCGGCATCACGCGGCAGCAGGTCCAGCAGCAGCGGGGTGATCACCGCGGAGAACGCCGCCGAACCCACCAGCAGGATCAGGAACACGATGATCGCGTTGCGTGCGGTACGCCCGGAGGCGGCGGCATTGCTGGCGGTATTGACGCCGACGATGACCAACGCGGTCACCAAGGGCACCACCGTCATCTGCAGTGCATTGAGCCAGAGCCGGCCGATCGGGCGCAGCACGTCGGCAATCTGCAGCGCCAGCACCTGGTCATAAGCGGTCAAGGAAAGGCCGACGATGGCGGCAAGTACCAGCGCTATCAGCACCTTGACCGGTGCAGAGACCTTTGGGGATTTTGCGGGTGCGCTGTCGGTCATGAAGGGAAGGCTTGGCTAAAGGAAGGGAAGATGCCCTGAACGGGACAAATGCTCAACGAGCGGTTTCTGAAAGTGGCGGCAGGCCCCAGCTTTTCTGCAGGCGCTGGTACTGCGCAGCGGGCAACAGCACGAACAACGGCTTGGCCTGCGGCGACAGCCACGACAGCAGCGCCGACATGCGCTCGGGCTCCATCGCGGTGCAACCGGCGGTGGCTTCGCCCGGCTGGCGCCACAGGTGGGCGAAGATGCAGCTGCCCTGGCCGGGCACCGCGGCAGCGTTGTGTTCGATGACGAAACCTTCGCGATAACGGCGGTCGCCATTGTTGTGCAGGTCCAGCCGCATGGCTTCGGTAGAGCCTTTCACCGCGTCCTCGCCGACCTTGCTGACGTCGACGATCTGGTTGTACAGCGGCGAGGCGGGCACATCCATGCAGTAGCTGCTGGCCAGCATCGGCTGGTAGGGCATCTGGCTGCTGATGTGTTCGGCATAGCCAAAGGCCGGGCCGATGTTGAAGATGCCTGCCGGGCTGCGGCCATCGCCTTCGCGCTTGTGCGGGCCGTCCTGCTGCTGCGGATGCACGCCAACACCCCAGGCGCTGCCGCTGCGGCCCAGGGCGACATCGAAGCCGGCGTCGTGGGCTTTCCAGCCGCCGTCAGTACGCTCGAATGCCTGCAAATGCCCGTTGGTCGCATCCCAGCCGGGAGAAGTGACCACGATCAGTTGGCGGGCATTGTGCACCGGTGTAGCGAACGGCGCAGCGATGCTGAGCGGTGCGATGACCATCAACATGC from Stenotrophomonas nitritireducens includes these protein-coding regions:
- the yiaA gene encoding inner membrane protein YiaA, with the protein product MRAQIYRPSAAFIAAAWTALLLGAAAYLVGLFNAQMLLNEKGYYLTLLLFGLFSAVSLQKSVRDRLENIPVSSLYYSLCWFALLCALLLLLVGLWNATLLLSEKGFYGMSFALSLFGAVAVQKNTRDVMAADAAYGTPPLPPQE
- a CDS encoding dicarboxylate/amino acid:cation symporter gives rise to the protein MTDSAPAKSPKVSAPVKVLIALVLAAIVGLSLTAYDQVLALQIADVLRPIGRLWLNALQMTVVPLVTALVIVGVNTASNAAASGRTARNAIIVFLILLVGSAAFSAVITPLLLDLLPRDADNIQAFRDALRSPTTAATPLSAAQWISSLIPSNALAAAASSAMLPLVAFAMFFGFALSRQQPERRERILDIIRIIADTMITIVRWVLWAAPVGVFALVFVVCAEVGMSILGVLGYYIVLMCVIYILITLLLYVVARFAAGEPIRRFASALVPVQVIAGSTQSSLASLPAMIDSARNRLGYPPALTSLVLPMAVSLFRITSPAQYIAVASFIAWLYGIDVHASQYAVAVLLAAAISMGSTGLPGQANFMTNNMPITQSLGLPVEPLGVLLAVDTIPDVFCTIGNATGGVTATGIVARHTAQHPEQDQASDS
- a CDS encoding L,D-transpeptidase family protein; protein product: MLMVIAPLSIAAPFATPVHNARQLIVVTSPGWDATNGHLQAFERTDGGWKAHDAGFDVALGRSGSAWGVGVHPQQQDGPHKREGDGRSPAGIFNIGPAFGYAEHISSQMPYQPMLASSYCMDVPASPLYNQIVDVSKVGEDAVKGSTEAMRLDLHNNGDRRYREGFVIEHNAAAVPGQGSCIFAHLWRQPGEATAGCTAMEPERMSALLSWLSPQAKPLFVLLPAAQYQRLQKSWGLPPLSETAR